Proteins encoded by one window of Salvia splendens isolate huo1 chromosome 5, SspV2, whole genome shotgun sequence:
- the LOC121805258 gene encoding F-box protein SKIP23-like, with translation MADWSTLPAELLHLISQHLPSSTDVLRFRSICATWRTAVPPPPSSASRFPVLPNSGISDTSWGFHLSKRTIYSLQPPLPHQSSWIIKLDRDKHPPLHLLNPLDGSQVNSSPNAFPKLFSFLDIRVRELGDEYALQYINFRPTATSIGEAGNLYMEKVAVLNNGSGGGFVLLTIHVSGKLVVYKSGDEKWRLIDDFPSPYDDVILWKGKFYAVDNTGRLVMVSTVDLNVSVAANSIFGGDKKLLVDCDGELLAVDMYLSVEPADGLGFNEGLEFYEEFDSFMSERTVKFKVFRLDQEGEKWIEITDLGDVMLFLGDNCAFSASAVEIFNDDKCRGNCIFFTDQYCNREDEGGLKSRSVGLFDLESGSIGPVDSHIGYSKLFCPPPDWVCSTASIEAGMNQMNI, from the exons ATGGCGGATTGGTCTACGCTTCCCGCCGAACTCCTCCACCTAATTTCCCAGCACCTCCCCTCCTCAACCGACGTCCTCCGCTTCCGCTCCATCTGCGCCACCTGGCGCACCGCCGTCCCCCCGCCTCCCTCATCCGCCTCTCGCTTCCCCGTCCTCCCCAATTCCGGGATCTCCGACACCAGCTGGGGTTTCCACCTCTCCAAACGGACAATCTATTCCCTCCAACCTCCGCTCCCCCATCAATCCTCATGGATCATCAAATTGGATCGGGACAAACATCCGCCTCTGCATCTCCTCAACCCTCTCGACGGATCGCAAGTCAATTCCTCCCCCAACGCATTTCCGAAGCTCTTCAGTTTCCTCGACATTAGGGTTAGAGAATTGGGCGATGAGTACGCGCTGCAGTATATCAATTTCAGGCCGACGGCTACCTCGATTGGGGAGGCTGGGAATCTCTACATGGAGAAAGTCGCCGTGTTGAACAACGGTAGCGGCGGCGGGTTCGTGCTCCTGACGATTCACGTTTCCGGTAAGTTGGTGGTGTATAAGTCTGGCGACGAGAAATGGAGGCTAATTGACGATTTTCCTTCTCCGTACGATGATGTGATCCTTTGGAAGGGGAAATTCTACGCTGTCGATAACACTGGCCGACTTGTTATGGTAAGCACTGTTGATTTGAATGTGAGTGTTGCTGCGAATTCGATTTTTGGCGGTGATAAGAAATTGCTTGTGGATTGTGATGGGGAATTGTTGGCGGTGGATATGTATCTGAGTGTTGAGCCAGCTGATGGCCTAGGTTTCAATGAGGGGCTCGAGTTTTATGAGGAGTTCGATTCATTTATGAGCGAGAGAACTGTGAAATTTAAGGTGTTTAGATTGGATCAAGAAGGTGAGAAATGGATAGAGATTACTGATTTAGGGGATGTAATGTTGTTCTTGGGTGATAATTGTGCGTTTTCAGCTTCGGCTGTAGAGATTTTTAATGATGACAAATGTAGGGGAAACTGCATATTCTTTACTGACCAGTATTGCAATAGAGAGGACGAGGGGGGGCTTAAGTCTCGAAGTGTGGGACTGTTTGATTTGGAGAGTGGCAGTATTGGGCCAGTTGATAGTCACATTGGTTATTCGAAGCTGTTTTGTCCTCCTCCCGATTGGGTTTGCTCAACTGCGTCCATCGAA GCCGGGATGAATCAAATGAATATTTGA
- the LOC121803562 gene encoding GDSL esterase/lipase At5g55050-like, giving the protein MAKAHLSLLLCACFVLLNVVSHSADEASPAIFILGDSTADVGTNQYLPHAIFRADFPPYGIDFPKSRPTGRFSNGFNSADFVAKFFGLKRSPPSYMFLLTLNPHRFRKHLLKGANFASAGAGVLDITGPTGSVVPLSQQVSQFSEVRSNLTLQLGSAAVDSMLSKSMFFISVGSNDIFGYFNTNNTMSKDNFIAIVITTYLDQIMKLYKLGARKFGIISVPPVGCCPSQRLVQKLLYGTDGCFEMQNDFALTFHSALEELLNHLSSELPGFKYSLGNGYKMSIDVINNPQASGFENVDAACCGNGLLNAQAPCNSTAIVCTDRRKFLFWDMFHPTKKAAFLAAQTLYSGPPNYVSPINFSQLAKDY; this is encoded by the exons ATGGCTAAAGCACACCTTTCTCTACTCCTTTGTGCTTGTTTCGTCTTGCTCAACGTTGTCTCTCACTCCGCTGATGAAGCGTCGCCTGCCATTTTCATTCTAGGCGACTCAACTGCAGATGTTGGGACGAACCAGTATCTGCCCCACGCAATTTTCCGAGCTGATTTCCCTCCCTATGGCATTGACTTCCCCAAATCGCGCCCTACGGGAAGGTTCAGCAATGGCTTCAACAGTGCAGATTTTGTAG CTAAATTCTTTGGCCTAAAGAGGAGCCCACCTTCCTACATGTTTCTTCTTACACTGAATCCTCATCGTTTCCGAAAGCATCTTCTGAAAGGCGCCAACTTTGCATCAGCCGGTGCAGGAGTTCTTGATATAACAGGTCCAACCGGG AGCGTCGTGCCATTGTCACAGCAGGTTAGTCAGTTCTCTGAAGTGAGGAGCAATCTCACACTTCAGCTGGGATCTGCTGCAGTAGACTCGATGCTCTCGAAATCTATGTTCTTCATCAGTGTAGGGAGCAATGACATATTTGGCTATTTCAACACCAACAACACAATGAGTAAAGACAACTTCATTGCCATTGTGATCACAACATATTTAGACCAAATCATG AAACTGTACAAGCTCGGAGCAAGAAAGTTTGGGATTATAAGCGTGCCACCCGTGGGGTGCTGCCCGTCTCAGAGACTAGTGCAGAAACTACTCTATGGAACCGATGGCTGCTTTGAGATGCAGAATGACTTCGCTTTGACATTTCACTCAGCGCTGGAGGAGCTTCTGAACCACCTCAGCTCAGAGCTACCGGGATTCAAGTATTCGCTTGGAAACGGCTACAAAATGTCGATTGATGTCATAAACAATCCACAAGCCTCGG GATTTGAGAATGTGGATGCAGCATGCTGTGGAAACGGGCTCCTGAACGCGCAAGCACCGTGTAACTCTACAGCAATAGTCTGCACAGACCGACGCAAGtttttgttttgggatatgTTCCATCCTACCAAGAAAGCAGCCTTTCTTGCTGCACAGACACTCTACAGTGGCCCTCCAAATTATGTATCACCAATTAACTTTTCTCAGCTGGCTAAGGACTATTAG